GTCTTCGGGAACCGCCTGTCCGAGCAAATACAATATCGTCGGCGTCACATCATAAATGCTGGTTTGTACGGCATCAAATCCCTGTTTAATCGCTTCGCCGTTTGCAATCATCACGCCTTCCATTCTGTGACAACCGGAAATTCCAAAGGCTTCGACGATAAATTTATTCGAGGTGAAATCGGCGTTGCCAAGCGGCAGATAACGCATATCACGCGGCAGAAAAGAAATATCCGGCGCATCGGGAACCCGCGCGCCCGTATAAATTTCTTCGCGGCGATGAATGCGCCCAACCCAAGCTTCGCCGGTTGCCGGGTCGCGCAATTCTTTTAACTTAGTGACAACCTCATCGCACACCTTGTCATAATCGCTCGCATTCACGGAACCGTTCGGTTCGCGCCCTTTGAGGTTCACATAAATCTGCCCGTAATTCCCTTTTGAAAAAGCCCGGGTTTGCGTCCAGTCTACATCGTTGAATGAAAGGAAAAATGTTGAGAGCGCTTTGGAAGCCCCGGCGTTGTTGCTCACCCCACGCGCCGGGCGTAATTTTCCAAGCGGAATTTTTTTCACCACTTTAAAAGCGTTTTCAGGCGTGATGCCCAAATCAAACATCACCTTCTTCAGTCGCGTCCTGGCATCGCGTTTCAATTGCAGAAAACCCTGTTGTAAAAGCCAGATGTTAAATGAGCAATATTTATGCGCCGCGCCAAACCCATGATCGGATGCCACCCAGATGAGCGCATCTTTCCCCGCAAGTTCGATTAACCGTCCGACGATTTCATCGACGCGGCGAAAATATTGATATACCGCTTCGCGATATTTGGCGGCTTCGGCTTTGTCGTGACGTGGATGCGTCTCATCAAAAATATGCCAGAGTTCGTGTTGAATGCGGTCAGTGCCCCAGAAATATTGAAAGAACGCATCCCATTCATACTCGGTCATCAGATACTCTGTAACTTTGGCTTTGTATTCCAACTCATCATTGAGTTCATCAAGCACACCCTGGGCATTACCGTTGCCGTAAGTCTGCGACAGGTGCAAACGATAGGTTCCCAATTTGGTTTCCAACTCTTCAAGCAATCCCAGCGGATAGGTAAAATCTCTGCGACCTTTAGGGGTCATAAAATCGGCAATCAATAAACCATTCACCGCGCGCGGCGGATAGGTGCAGGGGAAATTGTGAACGATGACGCGCTTGCCTGCGGCACTCAAAATATCCCAGATGGCTCGCCCGTGTCTGAGGCTTGCGTTTACCGCCAGTTGCCGGTTCGATTTCTGTTCGCGCATCACAAATTCAAAAATCCCGTGTTTACCGGGGTTTTTCCCGGTCATAAATGAAGACCAGGCGACAGCAGTAATCGGCGGGAAAGTGGTTTCCAGATTGGCGCGCGCGCCGTTTTGAATCAAGCGGGCAAGGTTCGGTAAATAGTCCTTTTCAATCAGCGCATCCAAAACATTGAACGATGCGCCATCCAGTCCAATGACCAATAATTTACTTCGCATAAATTTGACCTTCGTGCAAAACAGAAATAATACGTTGCCGGATAAGCTTTATTCAAACGGCTTCGTTATACCTTCAGGGCTGTAACAAAGTCTGGGGTAAATCCAAAAGTGCTTCTCTATGAGGAATCAGAAAACTTTTTAACTGGGAACGCGGACGTCCACGTCCGCCGACTTCACGGCTGCGGACGTGGACGTCCGCGTTCCCAATATCACGGCTTCCGACTTTGTTACAGCCTGGTTATACCCTTCAGTCATCGGGTAATCGAAACTCTCCTTGAAAGCCCGCTCTAAACCATGAATAATGCACCAACAAAAACCGGAGGCAGAACGTGCAACCAACCTTTTTTGCATTGCAAACTACCGGGCAAACTATTTTGCAAACCGTACTGGATATTTTGCCCTATTTATATCTGATGCGAATGCCCATCGTGACTGCTTTGCTGCTGGTTGCGATTCCCTATCTGGCTTATAAAACCAATGCTTCGGCATTGCTCAAGGGATTGTTCGATGTCCGTGGGTTCGGATTATCGGTGGTTGCCTTGCTTTCATTTTTAACTGCCTGGACAATTTTATTTACCTCGAAGTTAGTTTTGTTTCAGGGTCCAAAACGATTCAGCACGTTGACTCCGTTGCCGCTCAACCCGGATTTCCCGTGGTACGATTATCTGGTTGGACTACTGGCTGTGCCGATGATTATCGGCGCGTTTATGAATTTTAAAAGCAGCTTTTCTAAAATTCTTCAAGGCATCGGGCTTGCCATTCTCGGAGGCGCACTTTCGATTGTCGCTTTACAAATCGCGATTCACCCGAAAACCGCCCAACTATTTGAAGACTATTTTTCCTTAAAAACCATTTTCGACTTTTTGGGTAAAGGGTATGAAAGCGGTCATCACAGCGTTGCCGCAGCATTATTTGCCATCTCGATGTTGGTATACGCCAGCATCGGCATCGTGAAATATTTCCGGTTGAATTCACGGCGCTTTTCCGAACTGGTGCCAACCCTTTCTTATGTCATTCTCTTGATAATGATTTTGTGCTGGTTGATTTCCGGTATGACTTTCTTTCTGGATTT
The Acidobacteriota bacterium DNA segment above includes these coding regions:
- a CDS encoding alkaline phosphatase family protein, which gives rise to MRSKLLVIGLDGASFNVLDALIEKDYLPNLARLIQNGARANLETTFPPITAVAWSSFMTGKNPGKHGIFEFVMREQKSNRQLAVNASLRHGRAIWDILSAAGKRVIVHNFPCTYPPRAVNGLLIADFMTPKGRRDFTYPLGLLEELETKLGTYRLHLSQTYGNGNAQGVLDELNDELEYKAKVTEYLMTEYEWDAFFQYFWGTDRIQHELWHIFDETHPRHDKAEAAKYREAVYQYFRRVDEIVGRLIELAGKDALIWVASDHGFGAAHKYCSFNIWLLQQGFLQLKRDARTRLKKVMFDLGITPENAFKVVKKIPLGKLRPARGVSNNAGASKALSTFFLSFNDVDWTQTRAFSKGNYGQIYVNLKGREPNGSVNASDYDKVCDEVVTKLKELRDPATGEAWVGRIHRREEIYTGARVPDAPDISFLPRDMRYLPLGNADFTSNKFIVEAFGISGCHRMEGVMIANGEAIKQGFDAVQTSIYDVTPTILYLLGQAVPEDMDGKVLTQVIRQDFINAHPLSYSSQEKLPEDKELEFTAEENEEIIERLKMLGYMG